A segment of the Symmachiella macrocystis genome:
CGTACGTGGAACAGAATCGGCTCGGACGTTGTTTCGGAGCGGAAACGGGATTTCTGATCCAACAAAATCCCGACACGGTCCTCGCCCCCGGCATCGCTTTTATTGCTGTAAAAAACCTGCCTGACACGGAACCGGAACAGGCCTATTGGCCCAGTGCGCCCGACTTGGTGGTCGAAGTCCGTTCCCCACAAGATCGCGACGCCGCCGTACAAGAAAAAGCAATCCGCTGGCTAGCCGCGGGTGGTGAATTGATTTGGGACATCGATCCCGCTCAGCAATGCGTAACCGTCTACCGTCCCCAAGCAGCACCGCTGGTCATCCCCCACGAGGAATCGCTTGACGGCGGCACTGTCCTCCCAGGGTTTTGTTTACCATTGGCCGGATTCTTCGAATAACCAATCGAAGTCCCACAATCAACCGGGAACCTACCGCCGGCGTTCGCCCGGTTTTTCTTTATTCCGTGGGCGGAGCATATAGGCCGCCGCGCCCACTGCAATTGCTAGCGGCAAAGCGACGATGATTATCCGCTTGGCGAGCACGATCAATACCAAGCCACCGGCAACGATCGGGAGTATTTTTTCCCACACCAGCTCCGCCCCCTTGGCTGGTACAGCGAACCACAAAGCGGTCATCAAGATCCCCACGCGGAAAAACGCTGCGAGCAGCGCTTCGCGTTCCGGCGAAAAGATCCACACCGCCCCGGCGATTGCCAAGCAAAT
Coding sequences within it:
- a CDS encoding Uma2 family endonuclease; translation: MATTTPVTADELIRICDDSTRYELVSGELHMMSPAGWRHGELVFRLSMLIGAYVEQNRLGRCFGAETGFLIQQNPDTVLAPGIAFIAVKNLPDTEPEQAYWPSAPDLVVEVRSPQDRDAAVQEKAIRWLAAGGELIWDIDPAQQCVTVYRPQAAPLVIPHEESLDGGTVLPGFCLPLAGFFE